The following coding sequences lie in one Cannabis sativa cultivar Pink pepper isolate KNU-18-1 chromosome 5, ASM2916894v1, whole genome shotgun sequence genomic window:
- the LOC115716531 gene encoding uncharacterized protein At3g49055, translating to MENSTKTLPEAQEDNDDHDHDSPTSTEISTNLLHAEPEYLHLPKLLAMEESLNLLQHERNEAVTRYSDSIKFIAELSRERDSLQNRIREVEAVTREKEADFAIRMDEEVSERKKLGKEIEIYRERIEDMEMKREQSNEILFKCFESLRLVNVSLERIINNVDGEKTDDKDVKFSKCINESDFMCLELELNEELLAVTRLTLEAEEKVNEFKELRNKEKRELENSVVSLTEENRDTNSLLRAALLEKEAVEKRLKVNSEQKRVALLQIAERGLQRVGFGFMMGSGNVEQSLESFSGTKSDSSECEEEVVSLASTVERIMKNLRLEITKLRRSLEESRSDTERLQSLTDKQAQTIEENKLYIKELEERERVLTQNVEEFLLEIKEIEAEVTRWREACELEVEVGKTEIEERDKVIGILKQELEKTKASLDISNGKLKLKEELAAAAMAAQAAAEKSLQLADSRSAGLRERIEELSRQLEEAETRERHSHRVRHICWPWQILKAHAANVNNNRVRDARRMIPQMQAFHH from the exons TGAATATCTTCATCTACCTAAGTTGTTGGCCATGGAAGAAAGTTTGAATCTTCTTCAGCATGAAAGAAATGAGGCAGTCACTCGCTATTCGGATTCAATCAAATTCATTGCTGAACTCTCCAGGGAAAGGGATTCTCTTCAGAACAGAATTCGAGAGGTTGAAGCTGTCACAAGAGAGAAGGAAGCCGATTTCGCAATAAGAATGGATGAGGAAGTGAGTGAAAGAAAAAAGCTTGGAAAGGAAATTGAAATTTACAGGGAGAGAATTGAAGACATGGAAATGAAGAGAGAGCAAAGCAATGAGATTTTGTTTAAATGCTTTGAGTCTCTTCGATTGGTGAATGTGAGTTTGGAAAGGATCATAAATAATGTGGATGGAGAAAAAACTGATGATAAAGATGTCAAGTTCTCTAAATGCATAAATGAGAGTGATTTCATGTGTTTGGAATTGGAATTGAATGAGGAACTATTGGCTGTTACAAGGCTCACTTTGGAGGCTGAAGAAAAGGTGAATGAATTCAAAGAATTGAGAAATAAGGAGAAGAGGGAGTTGGAGAATAGTGTGGTGAGTTTGACAGAGGAGAATAGAGATACCAACAGTTTGCTGAGAGCAGCCTTGTTGGAGAAGGAAGCTGTAGAGAAGAGGTTGAAGGTAAATAGCGAGCAGAAGAGAGTTGCCCTTTTGCAGATTGCAGAACGAGGTTTGCAGCGTGTTGGTTTCGGGTTTATGATGGGAAGTGGGAATGTTGAGCAATCACTAGAGAGTTTTTCAGGAACAAAGTCAGATAGTAGTGAGTGTGAAGAAGAGGTTGTTAGCCTG GCATCAACTGTAGAGAGGATAATGAAGAATTTACGGCTCGAAATCACTAAGTTGAGGCGATCTTTGGAAGAATCTAG GTCAGACACCGAGCGGTTGCAGAGTCTTACGGACAAACAAGCTCAAACTATTGAAGAAAACAAGTTATACATCAAGGAGTTGGAGGAAAGAGAAAGGGTGCTGACTCAAAAT GTTGAGGAATTCCTGTTGGAAATTAAGGAAATTGAAGCAGAGGTAACTAGATGGAGAGAAGCTTGTGAATTAGAAGTTGAGGTTGGGAAAACTGAGATTGAAGAACGCGACAAAGTG ATTGGCATTCTGAAACAAGAGTTAGAGAAAACAAAGGCTTCTTTGGACATATCAAATGGCAAACTAAAGCTGAAAGAAGAACTTGCTGCTGCAGCCATGGCTGCTCAGGCTGCAGCAGAGAAGTCGTTACAGCTAGCTGACAGCAGATCTGCAGGGCTCCGTGAAAGGATAGAAGAGTTGTCCAGACAACTAGAAGAAGCAGAAACTCGAGAGCGACATAGTCATAGGGTGAGACATATATGCTGGCCATGGCAAATTCTCAAAGCCCATGCAGCTAATGTAAATAACAACAGAGTGCGAGATGCACGGCGCATGATACCACAAATGCAAGCATTTCATCATTAA